A region of the Chlamydia felis Fe/C-56 genome:
AAATTACCCGATCCACGTGCTCAAGAGTAGAGAACTTGTGCGCAATGATTATCTGCGTACACTGCCCCTTTAACCGCCCTATGATCTCTTTAATGTAATTTTCACTAATCGGATCTAATGAGGAGGTCGCTTCATCTAGAATTAAAATAGAAGCATTTTTCAATAATGCCCGCGCTATGGTTAATCTTTGCTGTTGCCCTCCAGAAAGATTTTTCCCTGATTCTTCAAGAAGACTATGCACTCCCAGAGGCATCCTTTGAACAAATTCGTAAGCATGAGCCTGCTTCAACGCGTGGATCACATCTTCCTCGGGGATATCCTTACCACAGGTAAGATTATTCCAAATAGTATCGTAAAACAGGAAAGGATGTTGTAAAACACAACCAATATGATTTCTAAGGGAAGATTTACTGTATTCCTTAATCGAAATCCCATCTAAAAGGATCTCTCCTTGAGAAACCTGGTATAACCTAGGGAGTAATTTACTCACGGTAGTTTTTCCGCTTCCTGTAGAGCCAACAATTCCAATGGCCTCACCTTTATTTATTGTGAAGCTAAGATTTTTAAGAACCGTCTTCTCATTATCATAGGAAAATGAGACATCACGAAATTCTACGCTTCTTGCCAACCCTAGGAACTCTCGACTATCTGCAGATTCATTATACTGATCGGGATGAGAAAGCACTTCATAAAACCTCTCCGCAGCAGCACATCCCTTCATAATGGTAGTGTTTTCGTCTCCAAATTTCTTCACGGGATCATAGATAAGATACAATAACCCACAAAATACAATAAGCTCCTCGGGAGCAATATTAAACTTATACAAGCCAATGATCACTACAAAAGCAAAAAATAAAGAAGCTATCGTATGCAATAAAGGACGGGGAAGCAAGCCGTAGGCCGCACTCTTCTCTTCTAAGGCAGCTATTTGGCTATTTTGATCGCAATACTTCTTAAAAGCAAAAGACTCCGTACAGAAGACCTTTACAGTAACAATACCCGCAAGAAAATCTAAAAGTACGGAGGAAAACTTATCTTGGTTTTTTTGTATTTTCTTCGCCAAGGCTTTGATTTTCCTTGCAATGATTACTATTGGAAGAATCAACACAGGGAAGGCAATACAAACTAAAAGAGAAAACTTCCAAGATATCGATAAACAAACGGCTAGAGCTAATGTCAAGGTTATCGGAGCTTGAACATAATTAACCATTAAAGAATTCACTGCTTGAGCAATGCTTGTGGAATCAGTAATGACACGGCTACTAAGATTTCCCATATCGTGAGCATGGAAAAAAGTCATGGGCAGCTTTTGCAGTGCTTGAAAATAGTCTCTACGAAGATCGCAACTTACACGAATCGCCACTACCTGAGATAAAAATCTCTGAAAAAACAATGTTATAGCCTTGAAAATCGCCACAAAGACTAGAAACAGAGCTAACGAGCCAAAACGCGATAGATCTATGTAGTGAGAAATAAAACGCGACAATTTGCTAGTTATGGACGTGGCTCCATTTCCATACCGAGAAATATAGGCATTAGCCTGTGCTGTTGTTATTGGTTCGGAATTAGGAGAGATATCCGACCATCTCTCTAAAATTTGTTCTTGGCTTAACTGAGAGGCCTTTACCAATCGATTGTTTTCTTTCCGAGCAAAAAGAACAAAAGCATCGGGTCCAGTTTTTGCAATAAGCCCTAGGGAAAAAATCTCTGCTTGAGAAGATACGGTTAATCCTAAAATCGCCAGTAAAGAAAACCCTAACAGCGTAAGATGTTTTTTATGCCTCAGGACCGCTTTCAGAAGAAGTTTCATAAAGACCTATAGTTCGAAATTTCTGATATCGCTTTTCTAACAAATCTTCTATCGATAGGTCTTTTAATCGTAACCATTCTTGAAGTATGAAATTTTGAACATCGCGATATACAGCAGATGGATTGTGGTGTGCCCCACCCACCGGCTCCTTAATTACAACATCCACAATAGCAAATTGCTTGAGATCCTCACCATGCATTTTTAACATAGCGGCTGCTTCGCTATTCTTTTTAGGGTCCTTCCAAAGAATAGAAGCACAACCTTCAGGAGAAATTACAGAATAATAAGAGTGTTCAAGCATAGCAATCACATCACCGATTGCCATTCCTAGAGCCCCCCCAGAACATCCCTCTCCAATCACAAGAACAATGATCGGGGTTTTTAATCTAGCCAACTGGAAAAGATTATTAGCAATTGCCCATCCTTGACCGCGTGCTTCTGCAGTAAGCCCGGGGAAAGCTCCCGGGGTATCCACTAAGAAAACAATAGGAAGACCAAACTTCTCTGCCATTTTCGCTAAACGTAGTGCCTTACGAAAGCCTTCAGGACAAAGCATCCCAAAGTTTCTATGCATACGAGAAGAGGTATCGCAGCCCTTTTCTTGACCAATAAG
Encoded here:
- a CDS encoding acetyl-CoA carboxylase carboxyltransferase subunit alpha — protein: MELLPHEKQVVEYEKTIAEFKEKNKKNSLLSSSEIQKLERRLDKLKEKIYSDLTPWERVQICRHPSRPRSVNYIEGMCEEFVELCGDRTFRDDPAVVGGLAKINGQRFMLIGQEKGCDTSSRMHRNFGMLCPEGFRKALRLAKMAEKFGLPIVFLVDTPGAFPGLTAEARGQGWAIANNLFQLARLKTPIIVLVIGEGCSGGALGMAIGDVIAMLEHSYYSVISPEGCASILWKDPKKNSEAAAMLKMHGEDLKQFAIVDVVIKEPVGGAHHNPSAVYRDVQNFILQEWLRLKDLSIEDLLEKRYQKFRTIGLYETSSESGPEA
- a CDS encoding ABC transporter ATP-binding protein, which produces MKLLLKAVLRHKKHLTLLGFSLLAILGLTVSSQAEIFSLGLIAKTGPDAFVLFARKENNRLVKASQLSQEQILERWSDISPNSEPITTAQANAYISRYGNGATSITSKLSRFISHYIDLSRFGSLALFLVFVAIFKAITLFFQRFLSQVVAIRVSCDLRRDYFQALQKLPMTFFHAHDMGNLSSRVITDSTSIAQAVNSLMVNYVQAPITLTLALAVCLSISWKFSLLVCIAFPVLILPIVIIARKIKALAKKIQKNQDKFSSVLLDFLAGIVTVKVFCTESFAFKKYCDQNSQIAALEEKSAAYGLLPRPLLHTIASLFFAFVVIIGLYKFNIAPEELIVFCGLLYLIYDPVKKFGDENTTIMKGCAAAERFYEVLSHPDQYNESADSREFLGLARSVEFRDVSFSYDNEKTVLKNLSFTINKGEAIGIVGSTGSGKTTVSKLLPRLYQVSQGEILLDGISIKEYSKSSLRNHIGCVLQHPFLFYDTIWNNLTCGKDIPEEDVIHALKQAHAYEFVQRMPLGVHSLLEESGKNLSGGQQQRLTIARALLKNASILILDEATSSLDPISENYIKEIIGRLKGQCTQIIIAHKFSTLEHVDRVIYLEHGEKVAEGMKDELLSSCPSFLKMWELSGTKDWEVSSSANSELVPPLAIS